One segment of Nakamurella flava DNA contains the following:
- a CDS encoding ArsA-related P-loop ATPase, producing the protein MTGSWTAACRRARLHVVTGKGGTGKTTVAAALALALATDGRRVLLVEVEERQGIARLFDVPPLPYEERKVAVASGGGEVRALCIDVEAALLEYFQMFYNLGIAGRSLRKLGAIEFATTLAPGLRDVLLTGKVKETVTRVGKDHRPVYDAVVMDAPPTGRVVTFLNVTQAMSGLAKRGPIHSQAEGVVQLLHSQDTVVHLVTLLEDMPVTETIEGIEQMRREGLPVGSIIVNAVTESPLPADLLPTAAAGDLDAAALTQALAAGGLTAGRSADEVDDLVRGLLTQTSEQAERVLDETRCRRELEATGMPLLTLPRLVDGTDLAGVYELTDRLTDQGVR; encoded by the coding sequence GTGACCGGGTCGTGGACCGCCGCCTGCCGGCGGGCCCGCCTGCACGTGGTGACGGGCAAGGGCGGGACCGGGAAGACCACCGTGGCGGCGGCGCTGGCGCTGGCCCTGGCCACCGACGGACGGCGGGTGCTGCTGGTCGAGGTGGAGGAACGGCAGGGCATCGCCCGGTTGTTCGACGTGCCGCCGCTGCCGTACGAGGAGCGCAAGGTCGCCGTCGCGTCCGGGGGAGGTGAGGTGCGCGCCCTGTGCATCGACGTCGAGGCGGCGCTGCTCGAGTACTTCCAGATGTTCTACAACCTGGGCATCGCCGGTCGGAGCCTGCGCAAGCTCGGCGCCATCGAGTTCGCCACCACCCTGGCGCCCGGTCTGCGGGACGTACTGCTCACCGGCAAGGTGAAGGAGACGGTGACCCGGGTCGGCAAGGACCACCGTCCCGTGTACGACGCGGTGGTGATGGACGCCCCGCCCACCGGCCGGGTGGTGACGTTCCTCAACGTCACGCAGGCGATGTCCGGCCTGGCCAAGCGCGGGCCGATCCACTCCCAGGCCGAGGGGGTAGTCCAGTTGCTGCACTCGCAGGACACCGTCGTGCACCTGGTGACGCTGCTCGAGGACATGCCGGTCACCGAGACGATCGAGGGCATCGAGCAGATGCGCCGGGAGGGCCTGCCGGTGGGCAGCATCATCGTCAACGCCGTCACCGAGTCGCCCCTGCCCGCCGATCTGCTGCCGACGGCCGCCGCGGGCGACCTGGACGCCGCCGCTCTGACCCAGGCGTTGGCGGCCGGCGGCCTGACCGCCGGGCGATCCGCGGACGAGGTCGACGACCTGGTGCGGGGTCTGCTGACCCAGACGTCGGAGCAGGCCGAGCGGGTCCTGGACGAGACCCGCTGCCGCCGGGAGTTGGAGGCGACCGGGATGCCACTGCTGACCCTGCCGCGGCTGGTCGACGGGACCGACCTGGCCGGGGTCTACGAGCTGACCGACCGGCTCACCGACCAGGGCGTGCGATGA
- a CDS encoding transglycosylase domain-containing protein — protein MRALNGFGRLVLGTLLAGVLVAALLLPAAVGIGSATNAVADAVDNAQADPLDGQVPLRTTITDSTGATVATLWKQNRVWVPLASISDYLQKAVVAMEDRRFYAHTGVDWKGTVRALLRNSQTSGTQGGSTLTQQYVKNYLYLVNAKTEAEKADAIATTPIRKLREAKLALQLEQTHTKAEVLEGYLNLVAFGPSQYGAEAASEWFFGTSADKLSLAQAALLAGMVNNPPKYNPLDESHVEDSRTRRNLVLDVMASTGAVSKEAADEAKQQDLGLNPQRIPNGCVNADNSAVNGYFCQYVLDYLRNAGFDNDTVASSGWTVKATMDPKVTESAKAAATQQVDPTKAETTRIANTVAVVGKGEPRKVLALVANRPYGLDTSQGQTVQRLPTTFAPLGSGSTFKIFTAAAAMADGYGTNYVMQTPAQVSSPLAPGRVFKNATQYPDSMTLAQALATSPNTGFINLEGDVGLQKVADMSVALGLKGYSLDAGDVDPSFAGAGTDYAAQVVAQKIVSFTLGVSPVSPLELSNVGATLASDGKWCPPTPVDTITDRDDKLVTWTAAACEQAVPAELARTLAVAMEGDFTGNGTAATAAKGAGWNWTAAGKTGTTQEYRSSAFLGFTPEMSASVVLWDSEPRPQGICKDPIRTCSTDEALNGNGVGGGGVPAVTWMNTMKPLKDGQPNTFFAPASPQYITGSANTQVPDVRRKNIDDAKAQLTAAGFKVEVATRQNGGAAQNIVLDQSAFPTAAPGATIIITVSAG, from the coding sequence GTGCGCGCGTTGAACGGCTTCGGCCGGTTGGTCCTGGGAACCCTGCTGGCCGGGGTGCTGGTCGCTGCTCTGCTGCTGCCGGCGGCCGTCGGGATCGGCTCGGCGACCAACGCCGTCGCCGACGCCGTGGACAACGCGCAGGCGGACCCGTTGGACGGTCAGGTGCCCCTGCGGACGACGATCACCGATTCCACCGGCGCGACGGTGGCCACGTTGTGGAAGCAGAACCGGGTCTGGGTGCCCCTGGCGTCGATCTCGGACTACCTCCAGAAGGCCGTCGTCGCCATGGAGGACCGGCGGTTCTACGCGCACACCGGGGTGGACTGGAAGGGGACGGTCCGGGCGCTGCTGCGGAACTCGCAGACCAGCGGCACCCAGGGCGGTTCGACCCTCACCCAGCAGTACGTCAAGAACTACCTGTATCTCGTCAACGCCAAGACCGAGGCCGAGAAGGCCGACGCCATCGCGACCACGCCGATCCGCAAGCTGCGCGAGGCCAAGCTGGCCCTGCAGCTGGAGCAGACCCACACCAAGGCCGAGGTCCTGGAGGGTTACCTGAACCTGGTGGCGTTCGGCCCGTCGCAGTACGGCGCCGAGGCCGCCTCGGAATGGTTCTTCGGAACGTCGGCGGACAAGCTGAGCCTGGCCCAGGCGGCGCTGCTGGCCGGGATGGTCAACAACCCGCCGAAGTACAACCCGCTGGACGAGAGCCACGTCGAGGACTCACGCACCCGCCGCAACCTGGTGCTCGATGTCATGGCCAGCACGGGGGCGGTGTCGAAGGAGGCGGCCGACGAGGCCAAGCAGCAGGACCTCGGGCTGAACCCCCAGCGCATCCCCAACGGCTGCGTCAACGCCGACAACTCCGCGGTCAACGGGTACTTCTGCCAGTACGTCCTGGACTACCTGCGCAACGCCGGTTTCGACAACGACACGGTCGCCAGCTCGGGCTGGACGGTCAAGGCGACGATGGATCCGAAGGTCACGGAGTCGGCCAAGGCGGCCGCCACCCAGCAGGTGGACCCGACCAAGGCGGAGACCACCCGCATCGCGAACACGGTGGCCGTGGTCGGCAAGGGCGAACCCCGCAAGGTGCTGGCGCTGGTCGCGAACCGGCCCTACGGCCTGGACACCAGCCAGGGACAGACGGTGCAGCGGCTGCCCACCACCTTCGCCCCGCTGGGCTCGGGGTCGACGTTCAAGATCTTCACCGCCGCGGCGGCGATGGCCGACGGCTACGGCACCAACTACGTGATGCAGACCCCCGCCCAGGTGTCGTCCCCCCTGGCCCCGGGCCGGGTCTTCAAGAACGCCACCCAGTACCCCGATTCGATGACGCTGGCCCAGGCGCTGGCGACCTCGCCGAACACCGGGTTCATCAACCTGGAGGGCGACGTCGGGTTGCAGAAGGTCGCGGACATGTCGGTGGCCCTCGGCCTGAAGGGCTACAGCCTGGACGCCGGGGACGTGGATCCGTCGTTCGCCGGGGCCGGGACCGACTACGCCGCCCAGGTGGTGGCCCAGAAGATCGTCTCGTTCACCCTGGGCGTCTCCCCCGTGAGTCCGCTGGAGCTGAGCAACGTGGGCGCCACCCTGGCCTCAGACGGCAAGTGGTGTCCGCCGACGCCGGTCGACACCATCACCGACCGCGACGACAAGCTCGTCACCTGGACGGCGGCGGCCTGCGAGCAGGCCGTCCCGGCCGAGCTGGCGCGCACCCTGGCGGTGGCGATGGAGGGCGACTTCACCGGTAACGGCACCGCGGCCACCGCGGCGAAGGGGGCCGGCTGGAACTGGACGGCCGCGGGCAAGACGGGGACGACCCAGGAGTACCGGTCGTCGGCGTTCCTGGGCTTCACGCCGGAGATGAGCGCCAGCGTCGTGCTGTGGGATTCCGAACCTCGTCCGCAGGGCATCTGCAAGGACCCGATCCGCACGTGCTCCACCGACGAGGCCCTGAACGGCAACGGCGTGGGTGGTGGCGGGGTGCCCGCGGTGACGTGGATGAACACCATGAAGCCGCTCAAGGACGGGCAGCCCAACACGTTCTTCGCCCCGGCGTCGCCGCAGTACATCACCGGTTCGGCCAACACCCAGGTCCCCGACGTCCGACGCAAGAACATCGACGACGCCAAGGCCCAGTTGACCGCGGCCGGCTTCAAGGTGGAGGTGGCCACCCGGCAGAACGGTGGAGCCGCGCAGAACATCGTGCTCGACCAGAGCGCGTTCCCGACCGCCGCCCCGGGCGCCACGATCATCATCACCGTCTCCGCCGGCTGA
- a CDS encoding sensor histidine kinase yields the protein MTAIGRWLRSAAAGRPGPRSVGSWTFDVVVALVWTALTLAPLFDGSDRDRLGPALVLGVCAGCVLALRCRWPVPVLLVLLVLALVSHLAGLDVSLGLLVMVASYTVVVDQGTRSGAAAITGLLLVLAAVRTQAWAGGDQLDEFLLAAAVVVAVVGFALYRAARLAGVDQLRERNTLLQQRAELQERDQEQQRRLAVDDERMRIAAGMHDVVGHHLTVMVTLAEGTLRVLPAGDPATEPVRLIADTGRDALVETRRLLGLLRTDPGPPTVSTDERVRALAESVAVAGVAVTLTGSARWDDLPPELADDLIQVTREALTNVLKHAGPGSAAVVVLERDGSGVRLTVTDDGAGTPTALAVSSHAGVVGIVRRLAPWSGRVDAGPRPGGGWSLDISCRSTPRPAA from the coding sequence GTGACCGCGATCGGTCGGTGGCTGCGTTCGGCCGCCGCGGGTCGTCCGGGCCCGCGATCGGTCGGATCCTGGACCTTCGACGTGGTCGTGGCGCTGGTGTGGACGGCGTTGACGCTCGCCCCGCTGTTCGACGGATCCGATCGGGATCGCCTCGGGCCCGCCCTCGTCCTGGGGGTGTGCGCCGGGTGTGTCCTGGCCCTGCGCTGTCGGTGGCCGGTGCCGGTGCTGCTCGTCCTGCTGGTGCTCGCCCTCGTCTCGCACCTGGCCGGTCTCGACGTCTCACTGGGCCTGCTGGTGATGGTGGCGTCCTACACCGTCGTGGTCGATCAAGGCACCCGCAGCGGCGCGGCCGCCATCACCGGTCTCCTCCTGGTCCTGGCGGCGGTACGCACGCAAGCGTGGGCGGGCGGCGATCAGCTGGACGAGTTCCTGCTGGCCGCCGCCGTCGTCGTGGCGGTGGTCGGTTTCGCTCTGTACCGCGCCGCGAGGTTGGCCGGTGTCGACCAGTTGCGTGAGCGCAACACGTTGCTGCAGCAGCGCGCCGAACTGCAGGAACGGGACCAGGAGCAGCAACGCCGGTTGGCGGTCGACGACGAACGGATGCGGATCGCCGCGGGGATGCACGACGTCGTCGGCCACCACCTGACCGTCATGGTCACCCTGGCCGAGGGCACCCTGCGGGTGCTGCCCGCCGGCGACCCGGCGACCGAACCGGTCCGGCTGATCGCGGACACCGGCCGGGATGCGCTGGTCGAGACCCGCCGGCTGCTCGGCCTGTTGCGCACCGATCCCGGGCCGCCGACCGTGTCGACGGACGAGCGGGTGCGGGCGCTGGCCGAATCGGTGGCCGTCGCCGGGGTGGCGGTCACGCTCACGGGTTCAGCGCGCTGGGACGACCTGCCACCCGAGTTGGCCGACGACCTCATCCAGGTGACCAGGGAGGCGCTGACCAACGTGCTCAAACACGCGGGGCCGGGCAGCGCCGCTGTCGTCGTCCTGGAGCGGGACGGCAGCGGTGTCCGGCTGACGGTGACCGACGACGGAGCCGGTACCCCGACCGCCCTGGCCGTGTCCTCGCACGCCGGGGTCGTCGGTATCGTCCGGCGGCTCGCACCGTGGTCCGGCCGGGTCGACGCCGGTCCGCGACCGGGCGGTGGCTGGTCGCTGGACATCAGCTGCCGGTCGACGCCCCGACCGGCGGCCTGA
- a CDS encoding ArsA family ATPase: MTARTRGPRPADGTALLRVAPLLTDPATRVVVTCGSGGVGKTTTAAAMALFAADAGRKVAVLTIDPAKRLAQSLGLDELDNDPRRVDVPLGPGASAAPEARPGGELWAMMLDTRRTFDEMVAAHSTPDRAQAIIENPFYQVISTSFSGTQEYMAMEKLATLAATDEFDLIVVDTPPSRSALDFLDAPQRLSSFLDGRMIRLLATPGRGVMKVVGAGFSLFSKAVSTILGGQFLSDAAQFVQLFEDMFGGFRERAQATYELLRSPGTRFVVVSICEPDALREASYFADRLSAERMPLAGLVLNRTHPPLAELPAAAAEVAAARLAANDGPADQVAAAVLRIHAERVAVRGNELHLQSRFHRVHTTVPVVEVPALPSDAHDLPALREIGARLTAAAGA, from the coding sequence ATGACGGCCCGGACGCGCGGTCCCCGGCCGGCCGACGGTACGGCGCTGCTGCGGGTGGCCCCGCTGTTGACCGACCCGGCGACCCGGGTGGTGGTGACCTGCGGGTCGGGCGGAGTGGGCAAGACCACGACGGCGGCGGCCATGGCCCTGTTCGCGGCGGACGCCGGCCGCAAGGTCGCGGTCCTGACGATCGACCCGGCGAAGCGACTGGCCCAGTCTCTGGGCCTGGACGAGTTGGACAACGACCCGCGCCGGGTGGACGTGCCGCTGGGCCCGGGCGCCTCGGCCGCCCCGGAGGCCCGGCCGGGCGGTGAACTGTGGGCGATGATGCTGGACACCCGGCGCACGTTCGACGAGATGGTGGCCGCGCATTCCACGCCCGACCGCGCCCAGGCGATCATCGAGAACCCCTTCTACCAGGTCATCTCCACCTCGTTCTCGGGGACGCAGGAATACATGGCGATGGAGAAGCTGGCCACCCTGGCCGCGACCGACGAGTTCGACCTGATCGTCGTCGACACCCCGCCGAGCCGGTCGGCCCTGGACTTCCTGGACGCGCCGCAGCGGCTCTCCTCGTTCCTGGACGGCCGGATGATCCGGCTGCTGGCCACCCCCGGACGGGGGGTGATGAAAGTCGTCGGGGCCGGGTTCAGCCTGTTCTCGAAGGCGGTCAGCACCATCCTCGGGGGCCAGTTCCTGTCCGACGCCGCACAGTTCGTCCAGCTCTTCGAGGACATGTTCGGCGGCTTCCGGGAGCGGGCGCAGGCCACCTACGAGCTGCTGCGCTCGCCGGGCACCCGCTTCGTGGTGGTGTCGATCTGCGAGCCGGACGCGCTGCGGGAGGCGTCGTACTTCGCCGACCGGTTGAGCGCCGAACGGATGCCGCTGGCCGGGCTGGTGCTCAACCGCACCCACCCGCCGTTGGCCGAGCTGCCGGCGGCGGCCGCCGAGGTCGCCGCCGCCCGGCTGGCGGCGAACGACGGGCCGGCCGATCAGGTGGCGGCGGCGGTGCTGCGGATCCACGCCGAGCGGGTGGCCGTCCGGGGCAACGAGCTGCACCTGCAGTCCCGTTTCCACCGGGTGCACACCACCGTCCCGGTGGTCGAGGTGCCGGCACTGCCGTCGGATGCGCACGATCTTCCGGCCCTGCGGGAGATCGGGGCCCGGCTCACCGCGGCTGCGGGCGCCTGA
- a CDS encoding RidA family protein, protein MTDGSPAARLAELGITLPAVPAPAGSYLPWSQSGNLVFTAGQLPFVDGALPATGRVGDEVAPEEAKEYARLSAVNILAVIDAAVGLDRVEKIVKLVGFVASAPGFTGQPGVINGASDLMAEVFGEAGRHARSAVGVAELPLGSPVEVEAIVQVRG, encoded by the coding sequence GTGACCGACGGTTCGCCCGCGGCGCGGCTGGCCGAACTCGGCATCACGCTGCCCGCCGTACCGGCCCCCGCCGGTTCCTACCTGCCGTGGTCGCAGAGCGGGAACCTGGTCTTCACCGCCGGTCAGCTGCCGTTCGTCGACGGCGCCCTCCCGGCCACCGGCCGGGTCGGTGACGAGGTCGCCCCCGAGGAGGCCAAGGAGTACGCGCGGCTGTCCGCGGTCAACATCCTGGCCGTCATCGACGCCGCCGTCGGTCTCGACCGGGTCGAGAAGATCGTCAAGCTCGTCGGTTTCGTCGCGTCCGCCCCCGGGTTCACCGGGCAGCCGGGCGTCATCAACGGTGCGTCCGACCTGATGGCCGAGGTCTTCGGCGAGGCCGGCCGGCACGCCCGGTCGGCCGTCGGGGTGGCCGAGCTGCCGCTGGGCTCGCCCGTCGAGGTCGAGGCCATCGTGCAGGTGCGGGGCTGA
- a CDS encoding RHS repeat domain-containing protein, translating to MSTASRTSSRTLQLLTAVVVTSMVTCGISSAGETATSAPATQTSTLVTGSAGNPADLAALTGDPASGPAVPVHTGSVVTESTGIATSTTPVLQATATTAGQYQFTVAPLSTGAPANPVTLSASGPSVQVPTGTLQEGDVYQWRATAPGAAAGDWHVFTVDSTRSGLAPVDSAGGVAVNEATGAVSTDWTSQSVSSAAGVAGIGLAFRAGSSAQAGVPAGWSLTAGSASGYQRLTVQPGGSVQTVSDSGVTVNYQGGPDRAYTPVWGTGQSAPGAALSTLVHNDDSTWTVSDPDGTTTVFTATTDQPSGAQPLTAQATSVTKGGTPSFGRTITDGLVSAITDPVSGQQITVHYGPVAGQQLPHGFVPAPSGLVSGATFWDGSTVQVLYVDTPTGPQIGRLVADAQAGDAARVSDYAYDAAGRLSAVRAPLSAAVLAAQIPGFSADQVETHLTYDGQGRAVAVTAPVAGAGQTPVTRHYAYAADSTSTTTTQDGTAPPAGFLTKVQVDPATLLPTATWDADGRKSTTTYDPATGHVLSTTTGDGATTTTSYDPSTGWPVKVVGPVRGPAGPDAPTLTRAYDQVTTGESATSPGVTKDLRGLDVHYWANANTEGAPARTEIGPVNGSDVPNTMAMSWTQPPVNGDNGWSARLTGTWQVDTAGTYTVTAGPSGAASLWLDGQSCPGGTCSNVALAAGPHTIRIDLRVPHPTAGAAGALTLSAAPAGSQPSPVPTDHLHPNLGRVSSTSSADATGPGTAATVTSHTDYDPAQIDRVTSNSSPSGLKYGTAFEPVDPAHGQFGRQTSTTSPGGDSVVLGSWGGNEQATVPGIDHPVNQAGLPKTVSDPTPGGGDTVTSTTTYDAAGRPAAVVTATASTTTGYDQIGRPATSSTTAAGKQTPDSTVTTQYAYQGNPLQTAVTSTTAEGTHTTVTQVDLAGRPTLQVDSWGTTTATTYDPATGQVAQAVTTTSPDGGAAPTVKTTTSTYNADGTPKTVRTSSQTSPAQAVTAAATLSYAANGDLTSIEYSNGTHTAYTTDAEGRTAKAVTTTSDGQTFTDSRTFSPANKVLTQVLDTPGHTATTDYHYDIDARLTGAELSTDQNVTHHSWAYTYDADGNRTSQDVDGKTYTYSYDPAGSRLTATDDPSVGAITYDAATGSQITGIGDTSLGYDPVGDLVSAADPTVAVAYTRDATGAVIARTTTPTGGQPATVRMSDDGLELDATNHPTTDSTTLPGGVTATTTGGVTTWSHDDKQGNAWFTTDAAGHPTGTPTLTDPFGQALTTDVPSAGDPDMPGWQDGAGLQVIPTAHLALLQAGDRTYVPALGRFTTPDPQVGGSANRYDYANQDPINAGDPTGHSVTAEIVGTAIATIVLSVFFWWLGAPEIGSSAMSAESAGLAATNAEGAAAAAAARAGGQAAEEVADEVVTPSAWKLAKRFVGKAFDNLGRIGSYPLGAAGSGGLGGAVTGAATGAVYNGSEQLTDWVIDGTPFDPASFGRSAWMGAAIGGGVGFLGRGALALRVNVNGRDLMPLMPFTTSTMNAARAMVRGARR from the coding sequence ATGTCCACAGCCAGCCGAACGTCCAGCCGAACTCTGCAACTCCTGACCGCCGTGGTCGTCACCTCCATGGTGACCTGCGGCATCTCCTCCGCCGGTGAGACCGCCACGTCCGCTCCTGCCACGCAGACCTCCACCCTGGTCACCGGGTCCGCGGGCAACCCTGCCGACCTCGCCGCACTGACCGGCGATCCGGCATCCGGACCGGCCGTGCCGGTCCACACCGGATCGGTGGTGACCGAGTCGACGGGCATCGCGACCTCGACCACCCCGGTGCTGCAGGCGACGGCTACCACGGCCGGTCAGTACCAGTTCACCGTCGCGCCGCTGTCCACCGGCGCTCCGGCGAACCCGGTGACGCTCTCGGCGTCGGGGCCGTCCGTGCAGGTGCCGACGGGGACCCTGCAGGAGGGCGACGTCTACCAGTGGCGGGCAACGGCCCCGGGGGCGGCGGCTGGCGACTGGCACGTCTTCACCGTCGACAGCACCCGCAGCGGACTCGCGCCGGTCGACTCGGCCGGCGGGGTCGCCGTCAACGAGGCCACCGGCGCCGTCAGCACCGACTGGACCTCGCAGTCCGTGTCCTCAGCCGCGGGAGTGGCAGGGATCGGTCTGGCCTTTCGCGCCGGGTCGAGCGCGCAGGCGGGTGTACCGGCGGGATGGAGTCTCACCGCCGGATCAGCGAGCGGGTATCAGCGGCTCACGGTCCAGCCGGGCGGCTCGGTCCAGACGGTGTCCGATTCAGGGGTCACCGTGAACTACCAGGGCGGGCCCGACCGGGCCTACACCCCGGTCTGGGGGACCGGGCAGTCGGCTCCCGGCGCGGCGCTGTCCACCCTCGTGCACAACGACGACTCCACCTGGACGGTGTCCGACCCCGACGGCACGACCACCGTTTTCACCGCCACCACCGACCAGCCCAGCGGGGCGCAGCCGCTGACGGCCCAGGCGACGTCGGTGACCAAGGGTGGTACCCCCAGCTTCGGGCGGACGATCACCGACGGACTGGTCAGCGCGATCACCGACCCGGTGTCCGGGCAGCAGATCACCGTGCACTACGGCCCCGTCGCCGGGCAGCAACTCCCCCACGGGTTCGTTCCCGCCCCGTCCGGCCTGGTGTCCGGGGCCACCTTCTGGGACGGCTCCACCGTGCAGGTGCTGTACGTCGACACCCCCACGGGCCCCCAGATCGGCCGGCTCGTCGCCGACGCCCAGGCCGGTGACGCCGCCCGGGTCAGTGACTACGCGTACGACGCGGCCGGCCGGCTCTCAGCCGTTCGCGCACCGCTGTCCGCCGCGGTGCTGGCTGCCCAGATCCCCGGTTTCAGCGCCGATCAGGTCGAGACCCACCTGACCTACGACGGCCAGGGACGCGCCGTCGCGGTGACGGCCCCGGTGGCTGGTGCTGGGCAGACGCCCGTCACCCGGCATTACGCGTACGCCGCCGACAGCACCAGCACCACCACCACGCAGGACGGCACAGCGCCCCCCGCGGGCTTTCTCACCAAGGTGCAGGTGGATCCGGCGACCCTGCTGCCCACCGCGACCTGGGACGCCGACGGCCGCAAGTCCACCACCACCTACGACCCCGCGACGGGTCACGTGCTCAGCACCACTACCGGCGACGGGGCCACCACAACGACCTCCTACGACCCCAGCACCGGGTGGCCGGTCAAGGTCGTCGGACCGGTCCGCGGCCCGGCCGGCCCGGATGCACCCACCCTGACCCGGGCGTACGACCAGGTCACCACTGGTGAGAGCGCCACCAGCCCGGGGGTGACCAAGGACCTGCGCGGTCTGGACGTGCACTACTGGGCGAACGCAAACACCGAAGGCGCCCCCGCCCGCACCGAGATCGGCCCGGTGAACGGCAGCGACGTCCCCAACACCATGGCGATGTCCTGGACCCAGCCGCCGGTGAACGGCGACAACGGGTGGTCCGCCCGCCTGACCGGCACCTGGCAGGTCGACACGGCCGGCACGTACACCGTCACCGCCGGCCCGTCCGGTGCTGCATCCCTGTGGCTGGACGGCCAGTCATGCCCCGGTGGCACCTGCAGCAACGTGGCCCTGGCCGCCGGGCCGCACACCATCCGCATCGACCTGCGGGTGCCGCACCCCACCGCCGGAGCCGCCGGCGCCCTGACCCTGTCCGCCGCCCCGGCCGGCAGCCAGCCCAGCCCGGTTCCGACCGATCACCTGCACCCGAACCTCGGTCGCGTGTCGTCCACCAGCTCCGCCGACGCCACGGGCCCCGGAACCGCCGCCACCGTGACCAGCCACACCGACTACGACCCCGCACAGATCGACCGGGTCACCAGCAACAGCAGCCCGTCGGGCCTGAAGTACGGGACCGCCTTCGAGCCCGTCGACCCGGCCCACGGCCAGTTCGGTCGGCAGACGTCCACCACTTCACCTGGCGGTGACAGCGTCGTCCTCGGGTCCTGGGGCGGGAACGAGCAGGCCACCGTGCCCGGTATCGACCACCCCGTGAACCAGGCGGGGCTGCCGAAGACGGTCAGCGACCCCACCCCCGGCGGCGGCGACACCGTCACCTCGACCACCACGTACGACGCGGCCGGCCGGCCGGCTGCCGTGGTGACCGCCACCGCCTCCACCACGACCGGCTACGACCAGATCGGACGGCCGGCCACGTCGAGCACGACCGCGGCCGGGAAGCAGACCCCGGACAGCACCGTCACCACCCAGTACGCCTACCAGGGCAACCCGCTGCAGACCGCCGTCACCAGCACCACCGCCGAAGGCACCCACACCACGGTCACCCAGGTCGACCTGGCCGGGCGCCCCACCCTGCAGGTCGACTCCTGGGGGACGACCACCGCCACCACCTACGACCCGGCCACCGGCCAGGTCGCCCAGGCCGTCACCACCACGAGCCCTGACGGCGGTGCTGCCCCGACGGTCAAGACCACCACGAGCACCTACAACGCGGACGGCACCCCGAAGACCGTCCGCACCAGCTCCCAGACCAGCCCGGCCCAGGCCGTCACCGCGGCAGCCACGCTGAGCTACGCGGCCAACGGCGATCTGACGTCGATCGAGTACAGCAACGGGACCCACACCGCCTATACCACCGACGCAGAAGGACGCACCGCCAAGGCCGTCACCACCACCAGCGACGGCCAGACCTTCACCGACAGCCGCACCTTCAGTCCGGCGAACAAGGTCCTCACGCAGGTGCTGGACACTCCCGGCCACACCGCCACCACCGACTACCACTACGACATCGACGCCCGGCTGACCGGCGCCGAGCTGTCCACCGACCAGAACGTCACCCACCACTCCTGGGCCTACACCTACGACGCCGACGGCAACCGCACCAGCCAGGACGTCGACGGCAAGACCTACACCTACTCCTACGACCCGGCCGGGAGCCGGTTGACCGCCACGGACGATCCGAGCGTCGGCGCCATCACCTACGACGCGGCCACCGGGAGCCAGATCACCGGCATCGGCGACACCAGCCTGGGCTACGACCCCGTCGGCGACCTCGTTTCCGCCGCCGACCCGACCGTCGCCGTGGCCTACACCCGGGACGCCACCGGAGCCGTCATCGCCCGGACCACCACCCCGACCGGGGGCCAGCCGGCGACCGTCCGGATGAGCGACGACGGACTGGAACTGGACGCCACGAACCACCCCACCACCGACAGCACCACTCTGCCGGGCGGGGTGACCGCAACGACCACGGGCGGCGTGACCACCTGGTCCCACGACGACAAGCAGGGCAACGCCTGGTTCACCACCGATGCCGCCGGCCACCCGACCGGGACGCCGACCCTGACCGACCCCTTCGGGCAGGCGCTGACGACCGACGTGCCGTCGGCCGGTGATCCGGACATGCCCGGTTGGCAGGACGGCGCGGGGCTGCAGGTCATCCCCACCGCTCACCTGGCGCTGCTGCAGGCCGGCGATCGGACCTACGTGCCCGCCCTGGGCCGCTTCACCACCCCCGACCCGCAGGTGGGCGGGTCGGCCAACCGCTACGACTACGCCAACCAGGACCCCATCAACGCCGGTGACCCGACCGGGCACAGCGTCACCGCCGAGATCGTCGGCACCGCGATCGCGACCATCGTGCTGTCGGTGTTCTTCTGGTGGTTGGGCGCCCCCGAGATCGGCTCATCCGCGATGTCCGCCGAGAGCGCGGGACTCGCGGCGACGAACGCAGAAGGGGCGGCTGCGGCCGCTGCGGCCCGAGCCGGCGGCCAGGCTGCGGAAGAGGTGGCGGACGAAGTCGTCACACCCAGCGCGTGGAAGCTGGCAAAGAGGTTCGTCGGCAAGGCTTTCGACAACCTGGGTCGAATCGGCAGCTACCCGTTGGGGGCGGCCGGAAGCGGTGGGCTCGGGGGGGCCGTCACCGGTGCGGCGACGGGCGCCGTCTACAACGGGAGCGAACAGCTCACCGACTGGGTCATCGACGGCACTCCCTTCGACCCGGCGTCATTCGGTCGTTCCGCCTGGATGGGTGCGGCGATCGGCGGCGGGGTCGGATTTCTCGGTCGCGGCGCTCTCGCCCTGCGGGTCAACGTGAACGGGCGCGACCTGATGCCTCTGATGCCGTTCACGACGTCGACCATGAACGCGGCTCGGGCGATGGTGCGGGGGGCGCGGAGATGA